From the Flavimarina sp. Hel_I_48 genome, one window contains:
- a CDS encoding calcineurin-like phosphoesterase C-terminal domain-containing protein, which translates to MKNIFLISLMLLGFTAPIPAQQMARGSVYEDSNKNGKKERREKGIANVSVTNGNEVVVTDASGTYELPLGDDNIIAVIKPAGYAVPLDAYNIPVFYYNYKPNGSPESKFPGVKPSGKLPKTIDFGLFRAENNKEFTALIFGDPQPYNRDEIDYFVRGVVVEVEGIENIPFGLSLGDLVGNDLDLFMPYAEAVKKVGIPWYNVMGNHDMNFDAKQDSLSDETYEAHFGPANYAFNYGKVHFIVLDDILYPDPRDDEGYYGGFREEQLNFVENDLKHVSKDKLIVLSYHIPLNEQGGDFFRGADKERLFSILKEFPHTLSLSAHTHIQKQDYFGKADGFNREQPHHEYNVGTTSGDWYSGKLDENGIPISVMRDGTPKGYAFLHFNGNQYKTEYKVAGKPKEYQMKIFVPQVVAQGRNTKAGIYADFFMGQPGDEVLYSVDNGKWESMAYVEEADPSYVALVYEWDTSDKLMAGRRSSNPIVSTHLWRGDIPAKLEPGEHKIEIKATDHYGQNYTGTASYRLEKPKK; encoded by the coding sequence ATGAAAAATATATTCCTAATAAGCCTGATGCTTCTTGGTTTTACTGCGCCTATTCCCGCGCAGCAAATGGCCAGGGGAAGCGTTTATGAAGATAGCAACAAGAACGGAAAAAAAGAGCGTCGCGAAAAAGGTATTGCAAACGTGTCAGTAACCAATGGAAATGAAGTGGTGGTTACCGATGCTTCCGGAACTTATGAACTCCCGCTGGGTGATGATAATATCATTGCGGTTATTAAACCCGCAGGATATGCGGTTCCTCTGGATGCGTATAATATTCCGGTTTTTTATTACAATTACAAACCCAATGGGTCACCAGAAAGTAAATTCCCAGGTGTAAAACCTTCCGGAAAATTGCCAAAAACGATCGATTTTGGACTATTTCGGGCAGAAAATAACAAGGAATTCACTGCGCTTATTTTTGGCGATCCGCAGCCTTACAATCGGGATGAAATAGATTATTTCGTCCGTGGGGTGGTTGTAGAAGTTGAGGGGATTGAGAATATTCCGTTTGGACTGAGTCTTGGGGATCTGGTGGGTAATGATCTTGATCTTTTTATGCCCTATGCAGAAGCGGTAAAAAAAGTGGGCATACCCTGGTACAATGTGATGGGCAACCACGATATGAACTTTGATGCAAAACAGGACAGCCTGAGTGATGAAACGTACGAGGCACATTTTGGCCCGGCGAATTATGCGTTTAATTACGGGAAAGTACATTTTATTGTCCTTGATGACATCTTGTATCCAGATCCACGTGATGATGAAGGTTACTATGGTGGTTTCCGGGAAGAGCAGCTCAATTTTGTGGAGAACGATCTAAAACATGTTTCTAAAGACAAGCTTATTGTGCTGTCGTACCACATTCCGCTCAATGAACAGGGCGGTGATTTCTTCCGGGGGGCAGATAAGGAACGTTTGTTTTCTATTCTAAAAGAGTTTCCGCATACCCTTTCGCTTTCAGCGCATACGCATATTCAAAAGCAGGATTATTTTGGGAAAGCAGATGGTTTTAATAGAGAACAGCCGCATCATGAATACAATGTAGGCACGACCTCCGGCGACTGGTATTCTGGAAAACTGGACGAAAACGGAATCCCTATTTCCGTAATGCGCGATGGAACTCCCAAAGGATATGCATTCCTCCATTTTAATGGAAATCAATACAAAACCGAATATAAAGTTGCCGGAAAACCCAAAGAGTATCAGATGAAAATTTTTGTCCCACAGGTTGTGGCACAGGGAAGAAATACAAAAGCTGGGATTTATGCTGATTTTTTTATGGGTCAGCCGGGCGATGAGGTACTTTACAGCGTAGATAACGGCAAATGGGAATCTATGGCTTACGTAGAAGAAGCAGATCCTTCTTATGTAGCACTGGTCTATGAATGGGATACCTCAGACAAACTTATGGCGGGAAGGCGTTCTTCAAATCCCATTGTGAGTACCCACTTGTGGCGCGGTGATATTCCTGCAAAACTCGAGCCGGGGGAACATAAAATAGAAATTAAGGCTACAGATCATTATGGCCAAAATTACACAGGAACCGCTTCGTATCGCCTGGAAAAACCCAAAAAATAG
- a CDS encoding cryptochrome/deoxyribodipyrimidine photo-lyase family protein, whose protein sequence is MKIEMEEKKTHFFSLTLNKLWRIILCRHQENWEFSIKYTRQLENSGGLFLLRSKEKQLIDKEVHIFWFKRDLRLEDNEGFYTAVASKKPLIPIYLYEKSIWENPHYSTRHLYFIKESLRELAAQCAKFGLKLQCIATEAVPFFKKITGHYKVDAIYSTRETGLDITYKRDLAVQNFFRSNQIPWNEYQNNGVLRAINNRDDWKKAWYAYMQSPLCTLPEGITIETSAELIAFMADQFIALDLETPEHNFQKGGRAHFEQWSSSFFESRLEYYNQYISKPERSHFGCSRLSPYISWGVCSIREVFQLAESMRGKSAFKRELSAFTSRLRWQSHFIQKFEAEPRMEFEAVNKGFLEMSQPLNERYIEAWKSGKTGYPLVDAAQRSVASCGYLNFRMRAMVTSFLTHHLFQHFTTGSAWLARQFLDFEPGIHYGQFQMQAGLTGTNTVRVYNPTKNAQEHDPEAIFIKKWVPELQELPVQFAIEPWKMTAMEEQLYNFKLGIDYPERIVLLQETRAYALDKLYSHRKSDKAQLERLRILKTHTIRKPSDKDDAKQI, encoded by the coding sequence ATGAAAATAGAAATGGAGGAGAAAAAAACTCATTTCTTCAGCTTAACTTTAAACAAACTTTGGCGAATTATTCTTTGTCGTCATCAGGAGAATTGGGAATTTTCCATTAAATACACAAGACAGTTAGAAAATTCTGGAGGACTGTTTTTGCTGAGATCTAAAGAAAAGCAATTGATTGACAAAGAGGTGCATATTTTCTGGTTTAAACGGGATCTTAGGCTGGAGGATAACGAAGGTTTTTATACGGCAGTAGCTTCTAAGAAGCCACTGATCCCCATCTATTTGTATGAAAAATCCATCTGGGAAAATCCGCATTACAGCACCAGGCATCTTTATTTTATAAAAGAATCGTTAAGGGAACTGGCTGCGCAATGCGCAAAATTTGGTTTAAAGCTTCAATGCATAGCAACAGAAGCTGTGCCTTTTTTCAAAAAGATTACGGGGCATTATAAAGTCGATGCCATTTATAGTACCCGGGAAACCGGGCTTGATATAACTTATAAGCGGGACCTTGCAGTGCAAAATTTTTTCCGAAGTAACCAAATCCCGTGGAACGAGTATCAAAACAACGGCGTACTTAGGGCCATAAACAACCGTGATGACTGGAAAAAAGCGTGGTATGCCTACATGCAATCCCCACTTTGCACGCTACCTGAAGGGATTACAATTGAAACTTCCGCAGAACTGATTGCTTTTATGGCAGATCAATTTATTGCGCTTGATTTGGAAACGCCAGAACATAATTTTCAAAAAGGGGGCAGGGCACATTTTGAACAATGGAGCAGCAGTTTTTTTGAATCGCGCCTTGAATATTACAACCAGTATATCTCAAAACCAGAACGTAGCCATTTTGGCTGTAGCAGGTTGTCCCCTTACATTTCCTGGGGCGTATGTTCTATTCGTGAAGTTTTTCAGTTAGCGGAATCCATGCGGGGTAAGTCAGCATTTAAAAGGGAACTGAGCGCTTTTACTTCCCGCTTGCGGTGGCAAAGCCATTTTATACAAAAGTTTGAAGCAGAACCGCGCATGGAATTTGAAGCGGTTAATAAGGGTTTTCTGGAGATGAGCCAACCTTTAAATGAGCGTTATATAGAAGCATGGAAAAGTGGAAAAACAGGCTATCCCCTCGTGGATGCCGCGCAGCGAAGTGTAGCTTCCTGCGGATATTTGAATTTCAGGATGCGGGCGATGGTAACCTCATTTCTTACCCATCATTTGTTTCAGCATTTTACCACGGGCAGCGCCTGGCTGGCACGCCAGTTTTTAGACTTTGAACCCGGTATTCATTACGGTCAGTTTCAAATGCAGGCCGGCTTGACGGGAACCAATACCGTGCGGGTCTACAATCCTACGAAAAACGCACAAGAGCATGATCCCGAAGCTATTTTCATTAAAAAATGGGTGCCAGAACTTCAGGAATTGCCCGTACAATTTGCCATTGAACCCTGGAAAATGACTGCGATGGAAGAGCAATTGTACAATTTTAAGCTTGGAATAGACTATCCAGAGCGTATTGTTTTGCTACAGGAAACACGCGCTTACGCCCTTGACAAATTATATTCACATAGAAAAAGCGACAAGGCCCAGTTGGAGCGCCTTCGCATTCTCAAAACACATACAATACGAAAACCTTCAGATAAAGACGATGCCAAACAAATCTAA
- a CDS encoding DASH family cryptochrome has product MPNKSKISLLWFKNDLRLLDNESLCNSLEASEKILPVYIFDPRHYRETAYDFPKAGYNRFEFLKQTLTDLRENLKKADANLLIKVGKPEEIIPKIIEKYGISSVFAEQEYAPEEEAVVQQVIKNLPQSCEYKAIWGKTMYHIDDLPYAIDEIPLTSKAFRINTEKKASVREVFAQPEKIEVFDIEDWGELPEASTFDLVPEESQEAETYLKGGETEALKRLAYYTHESELLTSYKWTRNRSLGLDYSSKFSPYLALGAISPRKIHKEVKLYEKEIKKNISTWWLIFEVVWRDYFTFKGMMMGDAIFKTEGFKNKEITFENDTEKFQRWCDGTTGIPFIDAHMRQLNRTGYMSNRGRVNCASYMVHDLKIDWTWGAAYFESKLIDYDVSSNWMNWHMQAYEIWYTNPVHQSLKYKAIEFIQKWVSELASVEGALIYAPWQMGKQPTDYPAPIEVYSKWSRSINNILKAAEKE; this is encoded by the coding sequence ATGCCAAACAAATCTAAAATTTCGCTGCTGTGGTTCAAGAACGACCTGCGCCTGCTTGATAATGAATCCCTTTGCAACTCCCTTGAAGCTTCAGAAAAAATACTGCCAGTTTATATTTTTGATCCCCGTCATTATAGGGAGACCGCTTATGATTTTCCCAAAGCTGGTTACAACAGGTTTGAATTCTTAAAGCAAACACTTACAGATCTCAGGGAAAACCTGAAAAAAGCGGATGCCAACTTGTTAATAAAAGTGGGTAAACCGGAAGAAATCATCCCTAAAATCATCGAAAAATACGGTATTTCAAGTGTTTTTGCCGAGCAGGAATATGCGCCGGAAGAAGAGGCTGTAGTACAGCAGGTGATTAAAAATTTACCCCAATCCTGTGAGTACAAAGCCATCTGGGGAAAAACCATGTATCATATCGATGACCTGCCGTATGCTATTGATGAGATTCCGTTAACAAGCAAAGCCTTCCGTATCAATACGGAAAAAAAAGCTTCGGTACGGGAAGTATTTGCGCAGCCAGAAAAGATTGAGGTATTCGATATTGAAGACTGGGGAGAACTACCGGAGGCATCTACATTTGATTTGGTTCCGGAGGAATCACAGGAAGCGGAAACATACCTAAAGGGAGGGGAAACCGAAGCTCTAAAACGGCTCGCTTATTATACGCATGAGAGTGAGCTGCTAACTTCCTATAAATGGACCCGAAACAGATCCCTTGGATTAGATTATAGCAGTAAATTTTCTCCGTATTTAGCACTTGGTGCCATCTCACCGCGTAAAATTCATAAAGAAGTGAAGCTTTATGAAAAGGAGATAAAGAAGAACATAAGTACGTGGTGGTTGATCTTTGAAGTGGTATGGAGGGATTATTTTACCTTTAAAGGGATGATGATGGGTGATGCGATCTTTAAAACCGAGGGTTTTAAAAATAAAGAGATCACGTTTGAAAACGATACCGAAAAATTTCAGCGCTGGTGTGATGGTACTACCGGCATTCCATTTATAGACGCTCACATGCGCCAGCTTAACCGAACCGGTTATATGAGCAACAGGGGGCGCGTAAACTGCGCAAGTTATATGGTGCACGATCTTAAGATCGACTGGACCTGGGGAGCGGCTTATTTTGAAAGTAAACTTATAGATTATGATGTAAGTTCCAACTGGATGAACTGGCATATGCAGGCCTACGAGATCTGGTACACAAACCCGGTGCATCAATCCTTGAAGTATAAAGCTATTGAATTTATTCAGAAATGGGTTTCTGAACTTGCTTCCGTAGAGGGTGCGCTAATCTACGCGCCCTGGCAAATGGGTAAGCAACCCACCGACTATCCCGCACCTATAGAAGTATATTCCAAGTGGTCGCGATCAATCAATAATATCCTTAAAGCCGCAGAAAAGGAATAG
- a CDS encoding two-component regulator propeller domain-containing protein produces the protein MTSIYSFFRKKQGTIKGYVLRALVFFAVFACSGVLGQPLQSKEHSEQTYRFVHLGVSNGLSPGVVNSFYKDSQGFIWIGTQTGLNRYDGYSIETFNADLPFASSSNANDYKAIFEGPLGNIWVNTPSGTLIFDAATQTFSTDISTVLKELNIPNRQVQNIVKDRKGNYWFVQDQGHILKYVPGQEGGTVYTLNLDEKSAVEQEISVFKEDTDGNFWMLYTDGTLQKIDGNTLKVLFISHKMTEVFPNALENYDMVVDYEDNLWIYLYGNHGIFYYDKKQDNLQNFTDTSSVVKLTSSLVYDIEKNVDGKIWVGTDHGGINIIDPKDLSIEYIENHEEVENSLSHNTVTSLYSDSDGIMWIGTFKNGIDYYHQNIVRFPLFKKRISQESLPFNDVNVFEEDDKGNIYIGTNGGGLLYFNRKSGTYTQYVHDPENPSSLSSNVVVSLLYDSNGDLWVGTYQGGLNKKTATGFKNYIHKDTDSTSIADDNVWELFEDSRKNLWVGTLGGGLDLLDREKEVFKHNNENEGAYPLHDTYVSAIEEDASGNMWIGGVGGIDVFNPITGEQFFFSHDPEDAASLSSNNILSIYKDSRKNIWVGTHEGLDLYDKINNRFYHYTVADGLPGKKIIAVREDDKGDLWITSSYGLSQFNISSKKYGSGRIPPAFRNYSELDGLQGNLFNENAILKTEAGEVIIGGMHGFNLFNPQQFKYNTKKPNVVFTSFSLFNEEIKGGQKINGRVLLEKSIQKTDKITLKYSENVFSVAFSALDFFQPSKNKYRYKLVGFDTKWQETSASKRQVTYTNLDPGEYHFLVRASNNDQIWNDEATSLTIIVLPPFYGTIYAYLLYIIAIIALLYFARKRIIVHQRKNFRVEQIQREAAHLHEMDVMKIRFFTNISHEFKTPLSLILAPLEKLKSSEISFQAKEQLDIISKNAQKLLTLINQLLDLGNIKKETLLITSTKNIIEFIAEVVNSFEGLARNEGITLSFSSSQEVFYTAFDSDKLDKILFNLISNGIKFTARGGNVDVALRIVDSGNTASHKKLLELKVSDTGIGISKEDQDQIFERFFKASRSGEIHASGSGIGLSLVKEYVELFKGKIRVESTLGVGSSFYMEIPLKELNPVGTEVPIIHGKASKNTKKSAKNGLQEELFNLVIIDDDQDFLSYMARSLAKFYKIFIAQNADEGWKKILSVQPDLILCDWNMPVMNGTALCKKVRGDGRTQHIPFVMLTANAQEHNKVKALQIGVSDYVTKPFSFEELHSRMQNLIKQRKAFQKAYSKKIKIPKTVHKLPLESEDEKFMRNVIAQIEKNGLNAEFSVKKLAGHLGVSRTFLYNKTVTLFEKSPLELITDIRLEHGKNLLENSQLTISEIAFKVGFNNPKYFTKNFKKKYQVLPSEFKAALEP, from the coding sequence TTGACATCTATATATAGTTTTTTTAGAAAAAAGCAGGGCACTATAAAAGGGTATGTACTTAGAGCATTGGTGTTTTTTGCAGTATTCGCTTGCTCAGGTGTGTTGGGACAACCTTTGCAGTCAAAAGAACATTCAGAACAAACGTACCGGTTTGTACATTTAGGGGTTTCCAATGGTCTTTCTCCTGGCGTGGTCAATTCCTTTTACAAAGATAGTCAGGGTTTCATTTGGATTGGGACGCAAACAGGACTCAATAGATATGATGGTTATTCCATTGAGACCTTCAATGCAGATTTACCCTTTGCTTCTTCTAGCAATGCCAATGATTACAAAGCAATATTTGAAGGCCCACTGGGCAATATCTGGGTCAATACCCCGTCAGGGACTTTGATTTTTGATGCTGCAACGCAAACCTTTTCCACAGATATTTCCACGGTCTTAAAAGAGTTGAACATACCTAACAGGCAGGTACAGAACATCGTCAAGGATCGTAAGGGGAATTACTGGTTTGTGCAGGATCAGGGCCATATCTTAAAATACGTTCCGGGTCAAGAGGGAGGAACGGTGTATACTCTTAATTTAGATGAAAAATCAGCAGTAGAACAAGAGATTTCGGTATTTAAGGAAGATACTGATGGCAATTTCTGGATGCTTTACACCGATGGAACCTTACAAAAAATTGACGGAAACACCCTAAAAGTGCTCTTTATCAGTCATAAAATGACCGAGGTTTTCCCAAATGCTCTTGAGAATTATGATATGGTGGTTGATTATGAAGATAACCTTTGGATATATTTATATGGCAACCATGGTATTTTCTACTACGATAAGAAGCAGGACAACTTGCAAAATTTCACTGATACTTCATCAGTTGTAAAACTTACCAGTAGCTTAGTTTATGATATTGAAAAAAATGTAGATGGAAAAATCTGGGTGGGTACAGACCATGGCGGTATCAATATTATCGACCCTAAAGATCTATCCATTGAATATATAGAAAATCATGAAGAAGTAGAGAACAGCCTTTCGCACAATACAGTTACTTCCCTTTATAGCGACAGCGATGGGATTATGTGGATAGGAACCTTTAAAAATGGTATAGATTACTATCACCAAAACATTGTTCGGTTTCCCCTTTTTAAAAAACGTATTTCCCAGGAGAGTTTGCCGTTCAATGATGTCAATGTGTTTGAGGAGGACGATAAGGGCAACATCTATATAGGAACAAATGGCGGTGGGCTGCTTTATTTTAATCGGAAATCAGGAACCTACACACAATATGTACATGATCCTGAAAATCCCAGCAGTCTTTCCAGTAATGTAGTGGTGAGTTTACTGTACGACAGCAATGGAGATTTATGGGTGGGAACCTATCAGGGCGGACTGAACAAAAAAACAGCTACAGGTTTCAAAAACTATATTCATAAAGATACAGATTCAACAAGTATTGCCGATGACAATGTGTGGGAACTATTTGAAGATTCGCGTAAAAATTTATGGGTAGGCACACTGGGTGGTGGTTTAGACCTGCTCGACAGAGAAAAAGAAGTATTTAAGCACAATAATGAAAACGAAGGCGCATACCCGCTGCATGACACGTATGTCTCTGCGATTGAAGAAGACGCGTCTGGCAATATGTGGATAGGGGGTGTAGGTGGGATAGATGTGTTTAATCCTATAACCGGTGAACAATTTTTCTTTTCACACGATCCAGAAGATGCTGCCAGTTTGAGCAGCAATAACATTTTGTCCATCTATAAGGACAGTAGAAAAAACATATGGGTAGGTACGCATGAAGGACTGGATCTTTATGATAAAATAAACAATCGTTTTTACCATTATACCGTTGCCGATGGTCTGCCAGGCAAAAAAATCATTGCGGTTAGGGAAGATGATAAAGGTGATTTATGGATTACTTCTTCTTACGGTTTATCTCAATTTAATATAAGTTCAAAAAAATACGGTAGCGGGAGAATACCGCCAGCTTTTAGAAACTATAGTGAGCTGGATGGTTTGCAGGGTAATCTCTTTAATGAGAATGCAATTTTAAAAACAGAAGCCGGGGAAGTGATCATAGGTGGGATGCATGGCTTTAATCTTTTTAACCCACAACAATTTAAATACAATACCAAAAAGCCAAACGTGGTCTTTACATCCTTCAGTCTTTTTAATGAAGAGATCAAAGGAGGCCAGAAAATAAACGGTAGGGTACTGCTTGAAAAATCTATCCAGAAAACCGATAAAATCACCTTAAAATATAGCGAAAACGTGTTTTCTGTTGCATTTTCTGCACTGGATTTTTTCCAACCTTCAAAAAACAAGTACCGCTACAAATTGGTAGGTTTTGACACAAAGTGGCAAGAGACAAGCGCCAGCAAACGCCAGGTTACCTATACAAATCTTGATCCTGGGGAATATCATTTTCTGGTACGTGCTTCAAATAATGACCAGATATGGAACGACGAGGCAACCAGTTTAACAATTATTGTTTTACCTCCATTTTATGGGACGATCTATGCCTATTTGCTCTATATAATTGCCATCATCGCACTTTTATATTTTGCCCGAAAACGAATCATAGTGCACCAGCGAAAAAACTTTCGAGTAGAACAAATTCAGCGGGAAGCAGCACACCTTCATGAAATGGATGTGATGAAAATAAGATTTTTTACGAATATAAGCCACGAATTTAAAACACCTTTGTCCTTAATACTTGCACCCTTAGAAAAGCTGAAAAGCAGTGAAATTAGCTTTCAGGCTAAGGAGCAACTTGACATCATTAGTAAAAATGCGCAAAAACTTCTCACGCTTATCAATCAGCTATTGGATCTGGGAAACATTAAGAAAGAAACTTTATTAATTACTTCTACTAAAAATATTATTGAATTCATAGCAGAGGTCGTTAACTCTTTTGAGGGATTGGCTAGAAATGAGGGGATAACATTGAGTTTTAGCTCAAGTCAGGAAGTTTTTTATACCGCATTTGATTCAGACAAATTAGATAAGATTCTTTTTAACCTAATATCGAATGGAATAAAGTTTACAGCCAGGGGTGGGAATGTAGACGTTGCCCTGCGAATTGTTGATTCAGGAAACACCGCTTCCCATAAAAAACTTCTGGAGCTTAAGGTAAGTGATACGGGGATAGGTATTTCAAAAGAAGATCAGGATCAAATTTTTGAGCGCTTTTTTAAAGCCAGTCGGTCCGGAGAAATTCATGCGTCAGGCAGTGGCATAGGACTTTCTCTGGTTAAAGAATATGTGGAGCTTTTTAAAGGTAAGATCAGGGTAGAAAGTACACTGGGCGTAGGTTCAAGTTTTTATATGGAGATTCCATTAAAAGAATTAAATCCTGTAGGTACAGAAGTTCCTATAATTCATGGAAAAGCGTCTAAAAACACCAAAAAAAGCGCTAAAAATGGACTTCAGGAGGAGCTTTTCAATCTGGTTATAATTGATGACGATCAGGATTTTCTCAGTTATATGGCAAGAAGTCTTGCCAAGTTCTACAAAATATTTATAGCTCAAAATGCTGACGAAGGTTGGAAAAAGATATTATCAGTTCAACCTGACCTTATCCTTTGTGACTGGAACATGCCAGTTATGAACGGTACCGCCCTATGCAAAAAGGTACGGGGAGATGGCAGAACACAACATATACCGTTTGTAATGCTCACGGCTAACGCTCAGGAACATAATAAAGTGAAAGCCCTTCAAATAGGGGTAAGCGATTATGTTACAAAGCCCTTTAGCTTTGAAGAGCTGCATTCGCGTATGCAGAATCTCATAAAACAGCGTAAAGCCTTTCAAAAGGCATACAGCAAGAAAATAAAAATCCCCAAAACAGTTCATAAACTTCCGCTTGAAAGCGAGGATGAGAAATTTATGCGCAACGTTATTGCACAGATTGAAAAGAATGGTTTGAATGCTGAATTTTCGGTAAAGAAACTGGCAGGCCATCTTGGCGTCAGCCGTACATTTCTATATAATAAAACAGTCACGCTTTTTGAAAAGTCTCCTTTAGAACTTATAACAGATATCCGTTTGGAGCATGGTAAAAACCTTTTGGAAAATAGTCAGCTTACAATTTCAGAAATTGCTTTTAAGGTAGGTTTTAACAATCCAAAATACTTCACGAAAAACTTTAAGAAGAAATATCAGGTGCTCCCTTCTGAATTTAAAGCTGCTTTAGAACCTTAA